The Methanocella arvoryzae MRE50 genome includes a region encoding these proteins:
- a CDS encoding threonyl-tRNA synthetase editing domain-containing protein, producing the protein MRILAIHADSMSYKANRKTKIAEEIEFREGSMEDCVVLLSSVEKLDEVNPPKVIEASVKEVLQRLEKLKAMRVMIFPFAHLTSTLSSPAVALQILNGMQAGLQDAGVEVKRAPFGWYKEYNIKSKGHPMAELSMTICPYEGHSCDFLCPYCENPIKLRDMSDIEAERSATAEAGNPARVSP; encoded by the coding sequence ATGAGGATTCTCGCGATACACGCGGACAGCATGAGCTATAAAGCGAACCGCAAGACGAAGATCGCCGAGGAGATCGAGTTCAGGGAGGGCTCTATGGAGGACTGTGTAGTTCTCCTCTCGTCGGTGGAAAAGCTGGACGAGGTCAACCCTCCTAAGGTGATCGAGGCCTCGGTGAAAGAAGTGTTGCAGCGCCTCGAAAAGCTCAAGGCCATGCGGGTCATGATCTTCCCGTTCGCTCACCTCACCTCCACACTGAGCAGCCCTGCAGTGGCGCTACAGATATTGAACGGCATGCAGGCAGGCCTGCAAGATGCAGGCGTAGAGGTGAAGCGGGCGCCGTTCGGGTGGTATAAGGAGTACAACATCAAAAGCAAGGGCCATCCAATGGCAGAACTGTCCATGACCATCTGCCCGTACGAGGGCCATAGCTGTGATTTCCTCTGCCCGTACTGCGAAAACCCGATCAAGCTCCGGGACATGAGTGACATAGAGGCCGAACGCTCCGCAACGGCGGAGGCTGGCAATCCCGCCAGGGTGTCTCCATAA
- the metX gene encoding homoserine O-acetyltransferase MetX, with translation MGKDLGAVETQFFHLPEDLVLESGRRLKNVTIAYETYGKLNKDKSNAILIEHAFSGDAHAAGWHEGDRKPGWWDTVIGPGKAFDTDKYFVICSNILGGCKGSTGPSSINPDTGRPYGLSFPVITIADMVNAQKKLIDSFGIRQLFAVAGGSMGGMQVLQWAVSYPKMVRNAIAIATCAISTPQQIAFSEVGRRAIISDPNWNNGDFYGREPPMTGLALARMVAHITYLSDESMKQKFGRQLKDKENYGFDFSTDFQVESYLQHQGDSFVKRFDANSYIYITKAIDYFDLTKDGSLDEGFKNVKSRFLVISVSSDWLYPPYQSKEIVMALTANNAEVSYCEIKSMYGHDAFLLEAGQMNYLISNFLSPRLVRDVMAPAATIREVASIDLAARILVDRKVTHLPVVSGSGKLTGIVTAWDVARAVVERCETLDQIMTSRVVTIEADATLEAAARKLEKYDISALPVVDKDKNVLGIVTSDSISKLIGQRKQGCSSI, from the coding sequence TTGGGTAAAGACCTGGGGGCGGTGGAAACCCAGTTTTTCCACCTGCCCGAAGACCTTGTGCTGGAATCGGGCCGGCGGCTGAAGAACGTCACCATAGCCTACGAGACTTACGGTAAGCTCAACAAGGATAAGAGCAACGCCATCCTGATAGAGCACGCTTTCTCCGGCGACGCCCATGCCGCCGGCTGGCACGAGGGCGACAGGAAGCCCGGCTGGTGGGATACCGTCATCGGCCCCGGGAAAGCTTTCGATACTGACAAGTACTTCGTCATCTGCTCGAACATCCTCGGCGGCTGTAAGGGCTCTACCGGGCCGTCGTCGATCAATCCCGACACCGGCAGGCCGTACGGCCTCAGCTTCCCGGTGATCACGATCGCGGACATGGTGAACGCCCAGAAAAAGTTGATAGACTCATTCGGAATCAGGCAGCTGTTCGCCGTGGCGGGCGGCTCCATGGGCGGGATGCAGGTGCTCCAGTGGGCCGTCTCCTACCCGAAGATGGTCCGCAACGCCATCGCCATAGCGACCTGCGCGATATCTACGCCGCAGCAGATCGCCTTCAGCGAAGTCGGCCGGAGAGCCATCATCTCAGACCCCAACTGGAACAACGGCGACTTCTACGGCAGGGAACCGCCGATGACCGGCCTCGCTCTCGCCCGCATGGTGGCACATATCACCTACCTGAGCGACGAGTCCATGAAGCAGAAGTTCGGCCGCCAGCTCAAGGATAAGGAGAACTATGGCTTTGACTTTTCCACGGATTTCCAGGTGGAGAGCTACCTGCAGCACCAGGGAGACTCCTTCGTAAAACGGTTCGACGCTAACTCGTACATCTACATCACCAAGGCTATCGACTACTTCGACCTGACGAAGGACGGATCGCTGGACGAGGGCTTCAAAAACGTGAAGAGCCGCTTCCTCGTCATCTCGGTCAGCTCGGACTGGCTGTACCCTCCCTACCAGTCGAAGGAGATCGTCATGGCGCTGACCGCTAACAACGCAGAGGTCAGCTACTGCGAAATCAAATCGATGTACGGCCACGACGCGTTCCTCCTCGAAGCGGGGCAGATGAACTACCTGATCTCTAACTTCCTGTCGCCGAGGCTGGTCAGGGATGTCATGGCGCCGGCCGCGACCATCCGGGAGGTGGCCAGCATAGATCTGGCGGCCCGCATCCTTGTCGACCGCAAGGTCACCCACCTGCCCGTGGTTTCGGGGTCCGGGAAGCTGACCGGCATTGTCACCGCCTGGGACGTGGCGAGGGCCGTGGTCGAGCGGTGCGAGACTCTCGACCAGATCATGACCTCCCGGGTCGTGACTATCGAGGCCGACGCGACGCTGGAGGCGGCGGCCCGCAAGCTGGAAAAATACGACATATCGGCGCTCCCTGTGGTCGACAAGGACAAAAATGTGCTGGGGATCGTGACCAGCGACAGTATCAGCAAGCTCATAGGGCAGCGCAAGCAGGGCTGCAGCAGCATATAG
- the nifS gene encoding cysteine desulfurase NifS, with protein sequence MKRVYLDNSATTKVSDEVVSAMLPYFTEKYGNPSSLHSAGREAREAVEAARARVADAIGASPAEIIFTSGGTESDNIAIIGGALANKKKGNHIITSAIEHPAVIETCRHLEKNGFKVTYVPVDQEGILRLDELEEAITPETTLITVMHVNNEIGTIQPIREIGKIAKEKDIYFHTDAVQAFGKVPVNVDDLGVDMLSLSSHKVHGPKGVGVLYLRRGTPVRSLVYGGGHEKGIRSGTENVAGIVGMGKACELAVRDFDRNVEQMTRLRDRLMDGLLKIDHSRLNGSRTKRSPNNVNISYSFVEGESMVLLLDMKGIEVSTGSACSSKKLEASHVLLSCGLDPETAHGSLRMTNSKYTTEEEIDYVIETLPGIVSRLREMSPLYKK encoded by the coding sequence ATGAAGAGGGTATATTTAGACAACAGCGCGACCACAAAGGTCAGCGACGAAGTGGTCAGCGCCATGCTTCCGTATTTCACGGAAAAGTACGGCAACCCGTCGAGCCTCCATTCAGCCGGCAGGGAAGCCCGGGAGGCGGTTGAGGCTGCCCGTGCCCGGGTGGCAGACGCCATAGGCGCTTCTCCTGCGGAGATCATCTTTACCTCCGGCGGCACCGAATCGGATAATATCGCGATCATAGGCGGAGCCCTGGCTAACAAAAAGAAGGGCAACCACATCATCACCTCCGCCATCGAGCACCCGGCAGTGATCGAGACATGCAGGCACCTCGAAAAAAACGGGTTCAAGGTCACCTACGTGCCGGTCGACCAGGAAGGCATTCTCAGGCTGGACGAGCTCGAAGAGGCGATCACTCCCGAGACGACTCTGATCACCGTCATGCATGTCAACAACGAGATCGGGACCATCCAGCCCATCAGGGAGATCGGCAAAATCGCGAAAGAGAAGGACATATACTTCCACACCGACGCAGTCCAGGCTTTCGGCAAAGTGCCGGTGAACGTGGACGATCTGGGCGTCGACATGCTCTCCCTGTCCAGCCACAAGGTACACGGCCCCAAAGGTGTCGGCGTCCTGTACCTGCGCAGGGGCACTCCGGTGAGGTCGCTGGTCTACGGCGGCGGACACGAGAAGGGCATCCGCAGCGGCACCGAGAATGTGGCGGGCATCGTCGGCATGGGCAAAGCCTGCGAACTGGCTGTAAGGGACTTCGACCGGAACGTCGAGCAGATGACACGGTTGCGGGACAGGCTCATGGACGGGCTGCTCAAGATCGACCACAGCCGGCTCAACGGCTCCAGGACAAAAAGATCACCCAATAACGTTAACATCAGCTACAGCTTCGTGGAAGGGGAGTCCATGGTACTACTTCTCGACATGAAGGGCATTGAAGTCTCCACGGGCTCCGCGTGCTCGTCGAAAAAGCTGGAGGCGTCCCATGTGTTGCTGTCCTGCGGGCTGGACCCGGAGACCGCTCACGGCTCTCTCAGGATGACCAACTCGAAGTACACCACCGAGGAAGAGATCGACTACGTGATCGAGACTCTGCCGGGCATCGTATCCCGGCTGCGGGAGATGTCGCCCCTGTATAAAAAATAA
- a CDS encoding HesA/MoeB/ThiF family protein has protein sequence MTDKELTDYDRKRYHRQMLIRGFGEAGQKKLKNTRVFVAGAGGLGSPLATYLAVAGFGHITIADMDVVDLSNLNRQILHWDKNVGDPKIRSALEKLRQINPQIEVEGFEGTISENNVYDLTKGHDLILDAMDNFPTRFLLNRAALKYNIPFIHASIWGLEGRITTIVPGKTPCLECIFPHAPPKEVFPVLGATPGVLATLQATEAVKVAAGFGSPLEGRLLVYDGEYMDFHEIKVCKNPKCPACGGK, from the coding sequence ATGACTGACAAGGAGCTAACTGACTACGATCGTAAGCGCTATCACCGCCAGATGCTCATACGCGGTTTCGGCGAAGCCGGACAGAAGAAGCTGAAAAACACCAGAGTCTTCGTAGCGGGGGCCGGAGGCCTGGGCAGCCCGCTGGCCACTTACCTGGCTGTGGCGGGCTTCGGCCATATCACCATCGCCGACATGGACGTCGTCGACCTTTCCAACCTGAACCGGCAGATACTGCACTGGGATAAGAACGTGGGCGATCCCAAGATCAGGAGCGCCCTGGAAAAGCTGCGGCAGATCAACCCGCAGATCGAGGTGGAAGGGTTCGAGGGAACGATCAGCGAGAACAACGTATACGACCTGACGAAAGGTCACGATCTCATCCTTGACGCGATGGACAATTTCCCGACCAGGTTCCTGCTGAACCGGGCCGCCCTGAAATATAACATACCGTTCATACACGCGTCTATCTGGGGACTGGAAGGCCGTATCACCACCATAGTGCCCGGCAAAACGCCGTGTCTGGAATGCATCTTCCCCCATGCGCCTCCTAAAGAAGTGTTCCCGGTGCTCGGCGCCACGCCCGGCGTACTGGCCACGCTGCAGGCCACTGAAGCTGTAAAAGTTGCAGCAGGCTTCGGATCCCCGCTGGAGGGGCGCCTGCTGGTGTACGACGGAGAATATATGGACTTCCACGAGATTAAAGTATGCAAGAACCCGAAGTGCCCCGCATGCGGAGGCAAATAA
- the pscS gene encoding O-phospho-L-seryl-tRNA:Cys-tRNA synthase: MIQLSNPRINKTFEALFALEDIREVFRQSLPTGLSSAEEQALKGKLAEIRKYLDEIEADGVGNGARQKYTGKIGSLDVRTREEEYINIHPIQAAGRLTPEARKAIIAYGDGYSTCDYCRKPFRLDKITKPGIQDFHGDLARWLNMDQARVVPGARRGFQAVASALVEKGDSVIVSALAHYTEFLAVEQAGGVVKEVPKNEQNLITADATAQKIEDVRRTTGKLPVLIMIDHFDYMFANEHDVYGIAKVAKQYGIPFLYNGAYTVGIAPVDGKKIGADFVVGSGHKSMASVAPSGVLATTDEFAAKVFRTTQMVGDVTNRKFGIKEVENMGCTLMGGTLLSMIASFPAVVKRSQPQNWEDEVRKSNYFLEQFRRVQGSNVLSEWPRKHTLTKVDTTGSYNKVAETHKRRGYFFNDELTAKGIIGEFAGATKTWKLNTYGLSWEKTKYLSEAFLDIARKYDLPIN; this comes from the coding sequence GTGATTCAGTTGAGCAATCCAAGGATCAACAAGACATTCGAAGCGTTGTTCGCGCTCGAGGACATCAGGGAGGTCTTCAGGCAGTCCCTGCCCACCGGGCTCAGCTCTGCGGAAGAGCAGGCCCTGAAGGGCAAGCTGGCGGAGATCAGGAAGTACCTTGACGAGATCGAAGCCGACGGGGTCGGAAACGGCGCCCGCCAGAAGTATACCGGTAAGATCGGCAGCCTCGACGTCAGGACCAGGGAGGAAGAGTACATCAACATTCACCCGATCCAGGCGGCAGGGCGGCTGACTCCCGAGGCGAGGAAAGCCATCATCGCCTACGGCGACGGCTACTCGACGTGCGACTACTGCAGAAAGCCTTTCAGGCTCGACAAGATCACCAAGCCCGGCATCCAGGACTTCCACGGCGACCTCGCCAGGTGGCTCAACATGGATCAGGCGAGGGTTGTCCCGGGAGCCCGGAGAGGCTTCCAGGCAGTGGCCTCAGCGCTCGTCGAGAAAGGAGACTCCGTCATCGTGTCGGCGCTCGCCCACTACACCGAGTTTCTCGCAGTCGAGCAGGCCGGCGGCGTGGTCAAGGAAGTGCCGAAGAACGAGCAGAACCTGATTACGGCCGATGCCACGGCGCAGAAAATCGAGGACGTGCGGCGCACTACGGGCAAGCTGCCAGTGCTGATCATGATCGACCACTTCGACTACATGTTCGCCAACGAGCACGACGTCTACGGCATCGCGAAAGTCGCAAAGCAGTACGGCATCCCGTTCCTGTACAACGGCGCCTACACCGTGGGCATCGCCCCGGTCGACGGCAAGAAGATCGGGGCCGACTTCGTAGTAGGCAGCGGCCACAAGAGCATGGCCTCCGTAGCGCCTTCCGGCGTTCTCGCCACTACCGACGAGTTCGCGGCTAAGGTCTTCCGCACCACGCAGATGGTGGGCGACGTAACCAACCGCAAGTTCGGCATCAAGGAAGTGGAGAACATGGGCTGCACTTTGATGGGCGGCACCCTGCTGTCCATGATCGCGTCTTTCCCGGCTGTGGTTAAGCGCAGCCAGCCCCAGAACTGGGAAGACGAGGTCAGGAAGTCCAACTACTTCCTCGAGCAGTTCAGGCGGGTCCAGGGCAGCAACGTCCTGAGCGAGTGGCCGAGAAAGCACACCCTCACCAAAGTGGACACCACTGGCAGCTACAACAAAGTGGCCGAGACGCACAAGCGCCGCGGGTACTTCTTCAACGACGAGCTTACGGCAAAGGGCATCATCGGCGAGTTCGCCGGGGCGACCAAGACCTGGAAGCTGAATACGTACGGCCTGTCGTGGGAGAAGACTAAGTACCTCAGCGAAGCATTCCTCGACATAGCGAGGAAATATGATCTACCGATTAACTGA
- the nifU gene encoding Fe-S cluster assembly scaffold protein NifU — protein sequence MYSPKVMTHFSNPQNVGEIPDADGVGTVGNPVCGDMMTIYLKIKDDRIEDIKFKTFGCGAAIATSSMVTVMAKGKTLDEALKITRDDVARELDGLPPQKMHCSNLAAEALTAAIEDYRKKQAAKK from the coding sequence ATGTATTCGCCCAAGGTAATGACCCACTTTTCCAACCCCCAGAACGTGGGGGAGATCCCCGACGCCGACGGCGTCGGGACCGTCGGCAACCCAGTCTGCGGGGACATGATGACCATCTACCTCAAGATCAAGGACGACCGCATCGAGGACATCAAGTTCAAGACGTTCGGCTGCGGAGCGGCCATCGCGACCAGCAGCATGGTCACCGTCATGGCCAAGGGCAAGACGCTGGACGAGGCCCTGAAGATCACCCGGGACGACGTGGCCAGGGAACTGGACGGCCTGCCGCCCCAGAAGATGCACTGCTCGAACCTGGCAGCCGAGGCGCTGACTGCGGCAATCGAAGACTACCGCAAGAAGCAGGCGGCGAAGAAATAG
- a CDS encoding O-acetylhomoserine aminocarboxypropyltransferase/cysteine synthase family protein codes for MTERKQGIDTLALHVGQESPDPATQARAVPIYLTTSFVFKSTEHAANLFGLKEFGNIYTRLMNPTTDVFEKRIAALEGGIGGLATASGMAAISLAILNFTRVGDEIVSADNLYGGTYQLFHYTFPKLGRTVKFVDSTKPEEFEKAIGPNTKGIYLETIGNPKNDVPDFEAIAKIAHDAGIPLIVDNTVGCGIVRPIDHGADIVVLSATKYVGGHGAALGGVIVDSGKFNWGNGKFPELTEADQSYHGLKYWEALGNMAYILKARVHLLRDLGPALSPFHSWQFIQGIETLPLRLRKHSENATAVARWLQQHPKVAFVNYSGLESDPNHEKARKYLNGYFGGIVSFELKGGVPAGRKFIESVRLASHLANIGDSKTLVIHPASTTHQQLTEAEQRSTGVTPGLIRASIGIENVEDIIADFEQALDKI; via the coding sequence ATGACTGAGAGAAAGCAAGGCATCGACACCCTGGCCCTGCACGTGGGCCAGGAATCACCTGACCCGGCCACGCAGGCCAGGGCAGTACCCATCTACCTGACCACCTCCTTCGTGTTCAAGAGCACCGAGCATGCGGCCAACCTGTTCGGGCTCAAAGAGTTTGGAAACATCTACACCAGGCTCATGAATCCCACGACCGACGTCTTCGAGAAGCGCATCGCCGCGCTCGAAGGCGGCATCGGCGGGTTAGCCACCGCTTCCGGCATGGCGGCCATCTCCCTCGCGATCCTCAACTTCACCAGGGTCGGCGACGAGATCGTCTCTGCCGACAACCTGTACGGTGGCACGTACCAGCTCTTCCACTACACCTTCCCCAAGCTCGGCAGGACTGTCAAGTTCGTCGACTCCACGAAGCCGGAGGAGTTCGAAAAGGCCATCGGCCCCAACACCAAAGGTATCTACCTCGAGACCATCGGCAACCCGAAGAACGACGTGCCTGACTTTGAGGCCATCGCGAAAATCGCCCACGACGCGGGCATCCCCCTCATCGTGGACAATACCGTGGGCTGCGGCATCGTCAGGCCGATCGACCACGGCGCCGACATCGTGGTTCTCTCTGCCACTAAGTACGTGGGCGGCCACGGCGCGGCCCTGGGAGGCGTGATCGTCGACTCGGGCAAGTTCAACTGGGGCAACGGCAAGTTCCCGGAGCTGACCGAGGCAGATCAGAGCTACCACGGGCTAAAGTACTGGGAAGCGCTGGGCAACATGGCATACATCCTCAAAGCCCGCGTCCACCTGCTCCGTGATCTGGGCCCCGCCCTGAGCCCCTTCCACTCCTGGCAGTTCATCCAGGGCATCGAGACCCTGCCGCTCCGCCTGAGAAAGCACTCGGAGAACGCGACTGCCGTGGCCAGGTGGCTCCAGCAGCACCCCAAGGTGGCTTTCGTCAACTACTCCGGCCTGGAGAGCGATCCTAATCACGAGAAGGCCAGGAAGTATCTGAACGGCTACTTCGGCGGCATCGTCTCCTTCGAGCTCAAGGGCGGCGTTCCCGCGGGCAGGAAGTTCATCGAGAGCGTCAGGCTGGCCTCGCATCTGGCCAACATCGGCGACTCCAAGACACTGGTCATCCACCCTGCGTCTACCACTCACCAGCAGCTGACCGAGGCCGAGCAGCGGTCGACCGGCGTGACTCCTGGCCTGATCAGGGCGTCCATCGGCATCGAGAACGTCGAGGACATCATCGCCGACTTTGAGCAGGCGCTGGACAAAATATAA
- a CDS encoding ABC transporter substrate-binding protein, whose translation MEHLRIGHLSTFYHTAFILMGRDSLTKAGIEASWTLFPTGPDLVKALSGGEIDLAYIGLPPAMIGISKGLDIRCVAGGHIEGTVLVATGKYRSAAELGSENEALAQFDGGVIGCPARGSIHDIIIRDLVARAGFDIEVRNYGWADFVLAALQDGEIEAAAGTPALAAGARRFAGGKIILPSHLLWPWNPSYGIVATGSLRDRGPTLAAFLRSHEDACELIRNDPRSAARIVARVTGIVDEAYVLECYGISPKYCASLPGPYIDSAMRFAGTLHRLGYISRLPELPEVFDTRFIDQVHPGPAHYLGGLRL comes from the coding sequence ATGGAACACCTGCGGATAGGCCACCTCTCCACTTTTTATCATACCGCATTTATCCTGATGGGCAGGGATAGCCTTACAAAGGCCGGCATAGAAGCATCCTGGACGCTTTTTCCCACCGGGCCCGATCTGGTCAAAGCCCTTTCAGGGGGCGAGATCGACCTCGCTTACATAGGCTTGCCACCGGCTATGATCGGCATCAGCAAAGGCCTTGACATCCGGTGTGTCGCCGGCGGCCATATTGAAGGCACGGTGCTCGTGGCCACCGGGAAATACCGATCAGCGGCGGAACTGGGCAGTGAAAATGAAGCGCTTGCGCAGTTTGACGGCGGCGTGATCGGCTGCCCTGCAAGAGGCTCCATCCACGACATCATCATCCGGGACCTCGTCGCCAGGGCCGGCTTCGACATCGAAGTCCGCAACTACGGCTGGGCCGATTTTGTGCTCGCGGCGCTGCAGGACGGGGAGATTGAGGCGGCTGCAGGCACGCCGGCGCTCGCCGCAGGGGCCCGTCGCTTCGCAGGGGGAAAGATCATCCTGCCCTCGCACCTGCTCTGGCCCTGGAACCCCAGCTACGGCATTGTCGCGACAGGCAGCCTGCGGGACAGGGGGCCGACCCTGGCCGCATTTCTCAGGTCCCACGAGGACGCCTGTGAGCTGATCCGGAACGACCCCCGGTCGGCCGCCCGTATTGTAGCCAGGGTGACCGGCATAGTAGATGAGGCCTACGTGCTCGAATGCTACGGGATCTCTCCGAAGTACTGTGCCTCGTTGCCCGGCCCCTACATAGACTCGGCCATGCGCTTTGCCGGCACCCTCCACCGGCTCGGGTATATCTCCCGGCTGCCAGAGCTGCCTGAGGTGTTCGATACCCGTTTCATCGATCAGGTCCACCCGGGGCCGGCCCATTACCTGGGCGGCCTCCGGTTATGA